A DNA window from Sediminitomix flava contains the following coding sequences:
- a CDS encoding right-handed parallel beta-helix repeat-containing protein — MENKSYVKQHKKRFLTTLLFFFIYHFTLGQSIYVSKSGNDTNSGTKEAPFLTINKAAQVAKAGDEVIVGEGIYREWIKPLRGGTSEDNRIIYRAADGADVKILGSEEAKGWKNENAEVWKIKLQDSFFGEDNPFKKLIKHDEFVTADESGDGWGWLKYGRKAHRGDVIINGKGLTEKDSLSKILENRFTWFVEVENEETVIYANFGQLNPNSENVELSSRGFAFFPEKVGLGYITVRGFTFMNIAGHWAPPTVFQPGALGTNGGHHWTFEENIILYAKAVAISIGLPTQNIAPEKAGYHIIRRNVIMRCGQGGTAGQSYNSHSQIYDNHIEDINYRKEFGGWETAAIKHHGGDSIIIRNNFIRGVYTIDPEIGAAHGIWNDFRNSNWNVSNNIILDTDAHGILSEANWDGPNLYANNILMNTTIGSYSTRGDAWVHNLFINCVQKWENQPWGDRVQIGDARWMNNMFMGKGGFDTKIVEDNTFYSQNAMLDSTIAQTSDQKSISSTVPTQVKLFEGSEGMVLTFDIEKELSKYATAILKNDQINLPFSFDTTIDADIHGLSRNVEENTVGPFAKLNTSNRYLIYPYMSLYHKAKSMLDQVPQID; from the coding sequence AGAAGCTCCATTTCTAACAATCAATAAAGCTGCTCAAGTAGCAAAAGCAGGAGATGAAGTCATCGTTGGAGAAGGGATTTACAGAGAATGGATCAAACCTCTAAGAGGTGGAACTTCAGAAGACAACCGAATTATTTACAGAGCTGCCGATGGCGCTGATGTAAAAATACTTGGATCTGAAGAAGCTAAAGGTTGGAAAAATGAAAATGCAGAAGTATGGAAAATTAAGCTTCAGGATTCTTTTTTCGGAGAAGATAATCCTTTCAAAAAGTTGATCAAACATGATGAATTTGTGACTGCTGACGAATCTGGAGACGGATGGGGATGGCTAAAGTACGGACGTAAAGCACACAGAGGTGATGTTATCATTAACGGAAAAGGTTTAACAGAGAAAGATTCTCTAAGTAAAATACTCGAAAATAGATTTACTTGGTTTGTTGAGGTAGAAAATGAAGAAACGGTTATCTATGCAAACTTTGGTCAACTTAACCCAAACTCTGAAAATGTAGAGCTGAGTAGTAGAGGATTTGCATTCTTTCCTGAAAAAGTAGGCTTAGGCTACATTACGGTAAGAGGATTTACATTTATGAATATAGCTGGACATTGGGCTCCACCTACTGTTTTTCAGCCTGGAGCGTTAGGGACAAATGGTGGGCATCATTGGACTTTCGAAGAAAATATTATCCTTTATGCAAAAGCTGTTGCCATTTCCATAGGACTTCCTACCCAAAATATTGCGCCAGAAAAAGCTGGATACCATATTATCCGAAGAAATGTAATCATGCGATGTGGACAAGGTGGCACTGCAGGACAATCCTATAATTCTCATTCTCAGATTTACGACAATCACATCGAAGACATCAACTACAGAAAAGAATTTGGCGGTTGGGAAACTGCAGCTATCAAACACCATGGAGGAGATAGCATCATCATCAGAAATAATTTCATTAGAGGTGTTTACACCATCGACCCAGAAATTGGTGCAGCTCATGGCATTTGGAATGATTTCAGAAACTCAAATTGGAATGTGAGTAACAATATCATTCTTGATACTGATGCTCATGGAATATTAAGTGAAGCCAATTGGGACGGACCAAACCTCTATGCCAACAACATTCTGATGAATACAACTATAGGTTCATATTCCACGAGAGGAGATGCTTGGGTACATAACCTTTTTATCAATTGTGTACAAAAGTGGGAAAATCAGCCTTGGGGAGATAGAGTACAGATTGGTGATGCAAGATGGATGAATAATATGTTTATGGGAAAAGGTGGTTTTGATACCAAAATAGTAGAAGACAATACATTCTACTCACAAAATGCCATGCTCGACTCTACAATTGCTCAGACTTCTGACCAAAAAAGTATTAGTAGTACAGTACCAACTCAGGTAAAACTCTTTGAAGGCTCGGAAGGAATGGTCTTAACTTTTGATATCGAAAAAGAACTTTCGAAATACGCTACAGCGATACTCAAAAATGATCAAATCAATCTTCCTTTTTCATTTGACACAACTATAGATGCAGACATTCATGGGCTGAGCAGAAACGTTGAGGAAAATACCGTTGGTCCATTCGCTAAACTAAATACCTCAAACAGATATTTGATATACCCATATATGAGTCTTTATCACAAAGCAAAATCAATGTTAGACCAAGTACCTCAAATAGATTAA
- a CDS encoding porin → MKKLLFTVFALCLAQPRLFAQEEDTNNGEKYTRFEQQPGLAKAASKVFYSEKPWSISGFGEISYVNGHLDNGISDLELTYMNLYRLSGFFGYRFSDKLIWNSEVMFEYLRDKEGNDHHEFIIEAFFDLLLSKQFNVRAGLYPLGLGYINNNDDPVMFYSVNRSDVERLIIPSTWMAMGVSFYGTIAPKLSYTFGLAQGIEAAEFTSGTWLRLGREPRFEAPQTLAVNPQLIYNGVKDLSLSASAYIGQTGNKELITYEDGSTKTADAMVQLYTAYARYKKHDWELMALGSWGFLNGTEDIYHLTQARQGQAQVLGSQTVGYLLEGGYDLLSLFNGRKFFNDKNFFIDPQNVEIPIFVRYEYINTHKNFNEALITDDANFTMFNTDIVTVGVNFKPREEIAFKFDYQFRMSRGGLAVEEGNMFELGIGFIF, encoded by the coding sequence ATGAAGAAGTTACTATTCACAGTGTTCGCTTTATGCCTAGCACAACCACGCCTATTTGCACAAGAAGAAGATACTAACAACGGAGAAAAATACACCCGATTTGAACAACAACCTGGACTAGCTAAAGCTGCCTCCAAAGTTTTTTATTCAGAAAAACCATGGAGTATTAGTGGATTTGGAGAAATATCCTACGTAAACGGACACTTAGATAACGGAATCAGTGACTTAGAGTTAACCTACATGAATCTCTACCGTCTTTCGGGTTTCTTTGGTTATCGTTTTTCAGACAAACTTATCTGGAACTCTGAAGTGATGTTCGAATACCTTAGAGATAAAGAAGGAAATGACCATCATGAATTCATCATTGAGGCTTTCTTTGACCTATTACTTAGTAAACAATTCAATGTGAGAGCAGGTCTTTATCCATTGGGTTTGGGGTATATCAATAATAACGACGACCCTGTAATGTTCTACTCTGTGAACCGTTCAGATGTAGAACGATTGATCATCCCAAGTACTTGGATGGCAATGGGGGTTAGTTTTTATGGTACGATAGCTCCAAAACTTAGCTATACTTTTGGACTAGCTCAAGGTATTGAAGCTGCCGAATTTACTTCAGGGACTTGGTTAAGACTCGGTCGTGAACCTCGTTTCGAAGCACCTCAAACTTTAGCTGTAAACCCACAGTTGATCTACAATGGAGTTAAAGATCTTTCATTGAGTGCTTCTGCCTATATTGGGCAAACAGGAAATAAAGAACTTATTACTTACGAAGACGGAAGTACAAAAACAGCCGATGCTATGGTACAACTGTACACGGCATATGCTAGATATAAAAAACACGATTGGGAACTAATGGCACTTGGTTCTTGGGGATTCCTAAATGGTACTGAAGATATTTACCACTTAACGCAAGCTCGTCAAGGTCAAGCTCAAGTTTTGGGTAGTCAGACAGTCGGTTATTTACTAGAAGGAGGATATGATTTGCTTTCTTTATTTAACGGAAGAAAATTCTTCAATGATAAAAACTTCTTTATTGACCCTCAGAATGTAGAAATCCCAATCTTTGTGAGATATGAATATATCAACACGCATAAAAACTTCAATGAAGCATTGATTACTGATGACGCTAACTTCACAATGTTTAATACTGATATTGTAACGGTTGGTGTAAACTTTAAACCTAGAGAAGAAATTGCCTTCAAATTTGACTATCAATTCCGTATGAGTAGAGGCGGATTGGCTGTTGAAGAAGGAAATATGTTTGAACTTGGAATTGGATTTATATTCTAA
- a CDS encoding PepSY-like domain-containing protein, whose translation MFTKISSLVLSAAMVFITMGCSDDSENNSIPNPVTPPNSLAEQTFNEMFEGATNVEWSTKNNFSVVSFKPAATNLQNSSAWFDEDGEWYMTEYETDEESLPTAVKDAFEASEWAIAPWEVDEVEKVERLGVETIYIIEVENEATDTEVEIRYSEEGVLLDSKVDSSDDDDDNNDDLLPTTLPAAIQKYIDTYHSEAIIIDRETEDDQIEIDIMEDGVNKELLFDILTNEWISTKAELTSLPTEIQEALSVQYEGYVVDDEDIDYLSTATETYYIVEIENEETDSELTLKIDVLDEEIKFTEIED comes from the coding sequence ATGTTTACAAAAATTAGTTCATTAGTATTGTCAGCGGCTATGGTATTCATTACAATGGGTTGTAGTGATGATAGCGAAAATAACTCGATTCCTAATCCTGTTACACCTCCTAATTCATTAGCAGAACAAACTTTCAATGAAATGTTTGAAGGTGCAACCAATGTAGAGTGGAGTACAAAGAACAATTTTAGTGTTGTAAGTTTTAAACCTGCAGCAACGAATTTACAGAACAGTTCTGCATGGTTTGATGAAGACGGAGAGTGGTATATGACCGAGTATGAAACAGATGAAGAAAGTCTTCCTACAGCAGTAAAAGATGCTTTTGAAGCTTCTGAGTGGGCTATAGCACCTTGGGAAGTTGATGAAGTGGAAAAAGTAGAACGTTTAGGTGTTGAAACGATCTATATCATTGAAGTAGAAAACGAAGCTACAGATACAGAAGTAGAGATTCGTTATTCGGAAGAAGGTGTATTGCTTGATTCAAAAGTTGATTCGAGTGATGACGACGACGATAATAATGATGATTTGCTGCCAACAACTTTACCAGCTGCAATTCAGAAATATATTGATACCTATCATTCTGAGGCTATCATTATCGATCGAGAGACTGAAGACGACCAAATTGAGATCGATATCATGGAAGATGGTGTGAACAAAGAATTACTTTTTGATATCCTTACAAATGAGTGGATTTCTACAAAAGCGGAGTTGACTTCTTTACCTACGGAAATTCAAGAAGCACTATCAGTTCAGTACGAAGGTTACGTTGTTGATGATGAAGATATTGATTATCTGTCAACAGCAACTGAAACATATTACATTGTTGAAATTGAAAATGAGGAAACGGATTCTGAATTGACACTTAAAATTGACGTGCTTGATGAAGAAATCAAGTTTACTGAAATTGAAGACTAA